The proteins below are encoded in one region of Alosa sapidissima isolate fAloSap1 chromosome 24, fAloSap1.pri, whole genome shotgun sequence:
- the LOC121700107 gene encoding uncharacterized protein LOC121700107 isoform X8: MEDQEYFMAVAFLAAKQSPDTNSKVGACIVNTEKKIVGIGYNRMPIGCPAGSLPWARDNVDPLNNKYMYVCHAELNAIMNKNSADVKGCTIYVSLFPCNECTKIIIQSAQHTMASGDRLVPKQHTRQNGHLPPGPPPAPPPGPPPGPPPGPKPSVLLRHQGHVSSCVGDSGRDESRSRPEAAESEIPLEASKELATGCLNRVDTWEKRNIQQLQAHHSPIEFHSEEAAHGAERRERRMKEREKE, translated from the exons GTCGGGGCCTGCATTGTGAACACGGAGAAGAAGATTGTGGGCATCGGCTACAATAGGATGCCAATTGGCTGCCCCGCTGGATCGCTGCCCTGGGCTCGAGACAATGTGGACCCACTGAACAATAAATATATGTATG TGTGCCATGCTGAGCTGAACGCCATCATGAACAAGAACTCGGCAGATGTGAAGGGCTGCACCATTTATGTGTCCCTGTTCCCCTGCAATGAGTGTACCAAGATAATCATCCAATCAG CACAGCATACAATGGCTTCTGGGGATCGTCTGGTGCCCAAACAACACACTCGGCAAAATGGGCACCTCCCACCTGGGCCTCCACCTGCGCCTCCACCTGGGCCTCCACCTGGGCCTCCACCTGGGCCCAAACCTTCAGTTTTGCTGCGGCATCAG GGTCATGTGTCCAGCTGTGTGGGGGATTCTGGGAGAGACGAGAGTCGGAGTCGGCCAGAAGCCGCTGAGTCTGAAATTCCACTCGAGGCATCCAAGGAGCTGGCTACAGGCTGTCTGaaccgtgt CGACACAtgggaaaaaagaaacattcaacAACTGCAGGCTCACCACAGCCCGATAGAGTTTCACTCAGAAGAGGCCGCACACGGAgctgaaagaagagagagaagaatgaaagaaagagagaaggaatga